One window of the Prochlorococcus marinus XMU1411 genome contains the following:
- a CDS encoding tRNA (cytidine(34)-2'-O)-methyltransferase — protein MEVALFEPRIPQNTGNIARSCAAFNIPLNLIEPLGFKLEDKYLKRAGLDYWPLVTVNKYENFEEFLASKTTKRIISFSKKNGLYLKDFKFKKDDILLFGREDSGLPDSIIDKSDFLISIFMPNLQTGNNDQKGVRSLNLSVACGIAIYEAHKQINFQNRN, from the coding sequence TTGGAAGTCGCTCTTTTTGAACCTAGAATCCCACAAAATACTGGTAATATTGCCAGATCATGTGCTGCATTTAATATACCTCTAAATCTTATAGAGCCATTAGGTTTTAAACTAGAAGATAAATATTTAAAAAGAGCAGGATTAGATTATTGGCCCCTAGTTACTGTTAATAAGTATGAGAATTTTGAAGAATTTTTGGCTTCAAAAACAACAAAAAGAATAATTTCTTTTAGTAAAAAAAATGGATTATATTTGAAAGATTTTAAATTTAAGAAAGATGATATTTTGCTATTTGGGAGAGAAGATTCAGGTTTACCAGATTCCATTATTGATAAAAGCGACTTTTTAATATCAATATTTATGCCGAATTTACAGACTGGAAACAATGATCAAAAAGGTGTTAGAAGTCTAAACCTTTCTGTAGCTTGTGGAATTGCAATATATGAGGCCCATAAACAAATAAATTTTCAAAATCGTAATTAA
- the clpS gene encoding ATP-dependent Clp protease adapter ClpS — protein MFNSLGTVLDPKKSKEKYPEARVIVLDDNFNTFQHVANCLLTIIPNMSEKRAWDLTIKVDKTGSAEVWRGNLEQAELYHEQLFSKGLTMAPIEKT, from the coding sequence ATGTTTAATTCACTCGGCACAGTCTTAGATCCAAAGAAATCTAAAGAAAAATATCCAGAAGCAAGGGTTATAGTTCTTGATGACAATTTTAATACTTTTCAGCATGTTGCAAATTGTCTTCTAACAATAATCCCAAACATGAGTGAAAAAAGGGCATGGGATCTAACCATCAAAGTTGACAAGACAGGATCGGCGGAGGTTTGGAGAGGTAATCTTGAACAGGCAGAGCTATATCATGAGCAACTATTCAGTAAAGGATTAACAATGGCTCCAATTGAGAAAACATAG
- a CDS encoding bifunctional adenosylcobinamide kinase/adenosylcobinamide-phosphate guanylyltransferase, producing the protein MKFEDVSISEYSSHIVFITGGTKSGKSEFAEHLAKKVKKLSYVALSENNLDDKEWQDKINLHRKRRPKDWKIIETTDLLNILRKEEGPLLIDSIGGFVMKSIGKEQNEWSTKMNLLISLLIKRKSITIIVGEQVGWSLVSEYKIGNTYIERIGELQKRITKISKDNWLVINGRAIKIDEISIEIPT; encoded by the coding sequence ATGAAATTCGAGGATGTAAGTATTAGTGAATATTCATCTCATATAGTTTTTATTACAGGGGGGACAAAGAGTGGCAAAAGTGAATTCGCAGAGCATCTTGCAAAGAAGGTAAAAAAATTATCATATGTTGCCTTATCTGAAAACAATTTAGATGATAAAGAATGGCAAGATAAAATTAACTTACATCGAAAAAGAAGACCAAAAGATTGGAAAATAATAGAAACGACAGATCTATTAAATATATTAAGGAAAGAAGAAGGTCCATTATTAATAGATTCTATTGGCGGTTTCGTTATGAAAAGTATAGGTAAGGAACAAAATGAATGGTCAACAAAAATGAATTTACTTATAAGTCTCTTAATAAAAAGAAAAAGCATAACAATTATTGTTGGAGAACAAGTAGGTTGGAGTCTGGTCTCTGAATATAAAATTGGTAATACTTATATTGAAAGAATCGGCGAACTTCAAAAGAGAATAACCAAAATTTCAAAAGATAATTGGCTGGTAATAAATGGTAGAGCAATCAAAATAGATGAAATAAGTATTGAAATACCTACTTAA
- a CDS encoding peroxiredoxin, translating into MSLRVGQEAPDFSATAVYDQEFKEITLSGLRGKWVVLFFYPLDFTFVCPTEITAFSDRYQDFSALNTEILGVSVDSKHCHLAWIQTPRNEGGIGDINYPLVSDLKREICQAYNVLNDDGEADRGLFLINPEGVVMHTTVNKAPVGRNVDETLRILQGYQYVAANPDEVCPANWTPGEKTMLEDPKGSKEYFSAL; encoded by the coding sequence ATGAGCTTAAGAGTTGGCCAAGAAGCACCAGATTTTAGTGCTACAGCAGTATATGATCAAGAGTTTAAGGAGATTACACTTTCAGGTCTAAGAGGTAAATGGGTTGTTCTATTCTTTTACCCACTAGATTTTACATTTGTATGTCCAACAGAAATCACTGCATTTAGTGATAGATACCAAGATTTCTCGGCACTTAATACGGAAATACTTGGGGTATCAGTTGATAGCAAACACTGTCATTTGGCTTGGATACAAACCCCAAGAAATGAAGGTGGTATAGGTGATATTAACTATCCGTTAGTTTCTGACTTAAAAAGAGAAATTTGCCAGGCGTACAATGTTCTAAATGATGATGGGGAGGCTGATAGAGGTTTATTTCTTATCAATCCTGAAGGAGTAGTTATGCATACGACTGTTAACAAGGCTCCTGTAGGTAGAAATGTTGATGAAACGCTAAGGATTCTTCAAGGTTATCAATATGTTGCGGCAAACCCCGATGAAGTATGTCCAGCAAACTGGACCCCCGGGGAGAAAACAATGTTAGAGGACCCCAAAGGTAGTAAGGAATATTTTTCTGCACTATAG
- a CDS encoding DUF1651 domain-containing protein: protein MTENFWLINSNRSRVKRFSKNNQNKDKFFEYMFIDSGRILGVLGKEPPLMTTREEFKVDKARDEWKKLIAQGWRRTNPVWEDS from the coding sequence TTGACAGAAAATTTTTGGCTTATAAATTCGAATCGTTCAAGGGTTAAAAGGTTTTCAAAGAATAATCAAAATAAAGATAAATTTTTTGAATATATGTTTATTGACTCTGGAAGAATTCTTGGTGTTTTAGGGAAAGAACCACCTCTTATGACAACCAGAGAAGAATTTAAAGTTGATAAAGCTAGAGATGAATGGAAAAAGTTAATCGCTCAAGGTTGGAGGAGAACCAATCCTGTTTGGGAAGACTCTTAG